The Aeromicrobium senzhongii genome includes a window with the following:
- a CDS encoding Mov34/MPN/PAD-1 family protein: MLTILREHVEAIVAHARRDHPDEACGVIAGPIGSDRPERLIPMLNAAMSPTFYEFDSGDLLRLYREMDDNDEEPVVIYHSHTATEAYPSRTDVNLAGEPGAHYVLVSTRDGAHEAGPVDFRSYRIVDGEITEEEVRVVDRYTEDSTTAAEAAPRTEGDN, translated from the coding sequence GTGTTGACCATCCTGCGCGAGCACGTCGAGGCGATCGTCGCCCACGCACGCCGCGACCACCCCGACGAGGCCTGCGGCGTCATCGCCGGGCCGATCGGGTCCGACCGGCCCGAGCGGCTGATCCCGATGCTCAACGCCGCGATGTCGCCGACGTTCTACGAGTTCGACTCCGGCGACCTGCTGCGGCTCTACCGCGAGATGGACGACAACGACGAGGAGCCCGTCGTCATCTACCACTCGCACACGGCCACCGAGGCCTACCCGTCGCGCACCGACGTCAACCTCGCCGGCGAGCCCGGCGCCCACTACGTGCTCGTGTCCACCCGCGACGGCGCCCACGAGGCGGGTCCGGTCGACTTCCGCTCCTACCGGATCGTCGACGGCGAGATCACCGAGGAAGAAGTTCGCGTCGTGGACCGTTACACCGAAGACAGCACGACTGCCGCCGAGGCAGCCCCCCGAACCGAAGGTGACAACTGA
- a CDS encoding GH1 family beta-glucosidase, with amino-acid sequence MSDVPHFGNDFLWGVSTASYQIEGAVDADGRGRSIWDEFSHTPGRTLGGDTGDAACEHYRRYGDDVALMADLGVDAYRFSIAWPRIQPDGVDVETRGLDFYDRLVDTLLDHGIEPSATLFHWDSPLALEAAGGWQNRAITDAFAEYAHVVGERLADRVTRWFTLNETVVFTLLGHGIGVHAPGKELGFDAMQVAWHQLLAHGKAVQALRAAGATLVGPANNHTQVRPVDDSPETLDAAALFDLVYNRAFLDPILTGTWPLLGIVDPVAEDGDLAIISEPIDFLGINSYNPQYIAAAPPGSAVPFDMVTPEGLEYNDFGWPIIPDGFRQMLVEMQERYGDALPPILITENGGAFNEEPDAAGRVRDQRRIDYTAAHLTALREAMDAGVDVRGYFHWSFMDNFEWAEGYSQRFGLTYVDYATQERIPKDSFHWYRQMIAAQKGRR; translated from the coding sequence ATGAGTGACGTACCTCACTTCGGCAACGACTTCCTCTGGGGCGTCTCGACGGCGTCCTACCAGATCGAGGGCGCCGTCGACGCCGACGGTCGCGGGCGGTCGATCTGGGACGAGTTCAGCCACACCCCGGGACGAACGCTCGGCGGCGACACCGGCGACGCCGCGTGCGAGCACTACCGCCGCTACGGCGACGACGTCGCACTCATGGCCGACCTGGGGGTAGACGCGTACCGCTTCTCGATCGCGTGGCCGCGCATCCAGCCCGACGGCGTGGACGTCGAGACGCGCGGTCTGGACTTCTACGACCGCCTGGTCGACACCCTGCTCGATCACGGGATCGAGCCCAGCGCGACGCTGTTCCACTGGGACTCGCCGCTCGCGCTCGAGGCCGCGGGAGGGTGGCAGAACCGGGCCATCACCGACGCGTTCGCCGAGTACGCGCACGTCGTCGGCGAGCGGCTGGCCGACCGCGTCACCCGGTGGTTCACGCTCAACGAGACCGTCGTGTTCACGCTGCTGGGTCACGGCATCGGCGTCCACGCACCGGGCAAGGAGCTCGGCTTCGACGCGATGCAGGTCGCGTGGCACCAGCTGCTCGCGCACGGCAAGGCGGTCCAGGCCCTGCGCGCCGCCGGCGCCACGCTCGTCGGCCCGGCCAACAACCACACCCAGGTGCGGCCGGTCGACGACTCCCCCGAGACGCTCGACGCCGCCGCCCTGTTCGACCTGGTCTACAACCGCGCGTTCCTCGATCCGATCCTGACCGGGACCTGGCCGCTGCTCGGGATCGTCGACCCGGTGGCCGAGGACGGCGATCTCGCGATCATCAGCGAGCCGATCGACTTCCTGGGCATCAACTCGTACAACCCGCAGTACATCGCGGCGGCGCCGCCGGGTTCGGCCGTCCCGTTCGACATGGTCACCCCGGAAGGACTGGAGTACAACGATTTCGGGTGGCCGATCATCCCCGACGGCTTTCGGCAGATGCTCGTGGAGATGCAGGAGCGGTACGGCGACGCCCTCCCCCCGATCCTCATCACCGAGAACGGCGGTGCCTTCAACGAGGAGCCGGACGCCGCGGGACGCGTGCGGGACCAGCGCCGCATCGACTACACGGCGGCCCACCTGACCGCGCTGCGTGAGGCGATGGACGCGGGCGTGGACGTGCGCGGGTACTTCCACTGGTCGTTCATGGACAACTTCGAGTGGGCCGAGGGCTACTCGCAGCGCTTCGGCCTGACGTACGTCGACTACGCCACCCAGGAGCGGATCCCCAAGGACTCCTTCCACTGGTACCGCCAGATGATCGCGGCCCAGAAGGGTCGTCGGTGA
- a CDS encoding MFS transporter — translation MSTPVEHPAPVRFPWLLSMGLVNLGTYVAFFGPLAVLLPQQTEAIVGDGKETALAVVTGIGAVVSMVANPLFGALSDRTRSRFGRRVPWVTAGSVVGALGLTILSGATAFWQVVVGWCLVQASVNASLAAITATLPDRVPVAQRAWAGGLVGLGQTLGILVGAGLAIAFGGTRGGYLACTVFLLLSAVPYLVRSHDEPITARPVFALGPFVRSFWISPTQSPDFAWAWLTRFVVNLGNGIATLYLLYFLTDAVEVDDPEGGVFVVIALNSVVVAISAVLAGRWSDHVQRRKVFVIWAGVIMAAAALLLAFWQTWPGVLVAAVVLGIGFGAFLAVDLAIITEVLPDEDGFAKDLGVINIANALPQVIAPVLAAPIVLWLGGYTTLYVTAGVIGLVGAVAVVRIRGVR, via the coding sequence GTGAGCACACCCGTCGAGCACCCGGCACCGGTCCGGTTCCCGTGGCTCCTCTCGATGGGACTGGTCAACCTCGGCACCTACGTCGCGTTCTTCGGCCCCCTGGCGGTCCTGCTCCCCCAGCAGACCGAGGCCATCGTCGGCGACGGCAAGGAGACCGCGCTGGCCGTCGTCACCGGCATCGGCGCCGTGGTCTCGATGGTGGCCAATCCGCTGTTCGGGGCCCTGTCGGACCGCACGCGCAGCCGGTTCGGCCGTCGCGTCCCGTGGGTCACCGCCGGCTCGGTCGTGGGTGCCCTGGGCCTGACGATCCTGTCGGGTGCGACCGCGTTCTGGCAGGTGGTCGTGGGCTGGTGCCTCGTCCAGGCCTCGGTCAACGCCTCGCTCGCCGCGATCACCGCCACCTTGCCTGATCGCGTTCCCGTCGCGCAGCGCGCCTGGGCCGGCGGACTGGTCGGCCTCGGTCAGACCCTGGGGATCCTGGTGGGCGCCGGGCTGGCGATCGCCTTCGGCGGGACACGCGGCGGCTACCTGGCGTGCACCGTGTTCCTGCTGCTGAGCGCGGTGCCCTATCTCGTGCGGAGCCACGACGAACCGATCACCGCGCGGCCCGTCTTCGCGCTCGGGCCGTTCGTGCGCTCGTTCTGGATCTCGCCCACGCAGAGCCCCGACTTCGCCTGGGCGTGGCTGACCCGCTTCGTGGTCAACCTCGGCAACGGGATCGCGACGCTCTACCTGCTGTACTTCCTGACCGACGCCGTGGAGGTGGACGATCCCGAGGGCGGCGTCTTCGTCGTGATCGCGCTCAACTCGGTCGTGGTCGCGATCTCGGCGGTGCTCGCCGGGCGCTGGTCGGACCACGTCCAGCGCCGGAAGGTGTTCGTGATCTGGGCGGGCGTCATCATGGCCGCGGCGGCGCTGCTGCTGGCGTTCTGGCAGACCTGGCCCGGGGTGCTCGTGGCCGCCGTCGTGCTGGGCATCGGGTTCGGCGCGTTCCTGGCCGTCGACCTGGCGATCATCACCGAGGTGCTCCCCGACGAGGACGGCTTCGCCAAGGACCTGGGCGTCATCAACATCGCGAACGCGCTGCCGCAGGTGATCGCACCCGTGCTCGCCGCGCCGATCGTGCTCTGGCTGGGCGGTTACACGACGCTGTACGTGACGGCGGGGGTCATCGGACTGGTCGGGGCGGTCGCCGTCGTGCGGATCCGCGGCGTGCGCTGA
- a CDS encoding MarR family winged helix-turn-helix transcriptional regulator: protein MDDYPQLALDRQLCLPLYAASRAVTRRYTELLAEVGLTYPQYLCLLALWDAGEPLSVGELGARLHLDSGTLTPLLKRMEAAGLVSRSRDESDERRVLVSVTDQGWALRPRVADVPLRLVQGMGLEQADGDALRSLLDHLLAELEH, encoded by the coding sequence GTGGACGACTACCCGCAGCTCGCACTCGACCGACAGCTCTGCCTGCCGCTCTACGCCGCATCGCGCGCCGTGACGCGGCGCTACACCGAGCTGCTCGCCGAGGTCGGCCTGACGTACCCGCAGTACCTGTGCCTGCTGGCCCTGTGGGACGCCGGCGAGCCCCTCAGCGTCGGCGAGCTCGGCGCACGGCTGCACCTGGACTCGGGCACCCTCACTCCCCTGCTCAAGCGCATGGAGGCCGCAGGGCTCGTCTCCCGGTCGCGCGACGAGTCCGACGAACGACGGGTCCTGGTGTCGGTCACCGACCAGGGCTGGGCGCTGCGGCCACGCGTCGCGGACGTCCCCCTGCGGCTGGTGCAGGGCATGGGACTGGAGCAGGCCGACGGCGACGCCCTGCGGAGCCTGCTCGACCATCTCCTGGCCGAGCTGGAGCACTGA
- a CDS encoding organic hydroperoxide resistance protein, with amino-acid sequence MKPLYTASAVATGDGRNGHVESVDGILSTDVRTPQEMGGPGGATNPEQLFAAGYAACFHSALRLVGQKSGADVSDSEVVADVSIGDNGEGGFGLAVALEVTLPKVSREEAQKLVEAAHQVCPYSNATRGNIEVTLSVA; translated from the coding sequence ATGAAGCCTCTTTACACCGCCAGTGCCGTTGCCACCGGAGACGGCCGCAACGGCCACGTCGAGTCCGTCGACGGCATCTTGTCCACCGACGTCCGCACGCCGCAGGAGATGGGCGGACCCGGGGGTGCCACCAACCCCGAGCAGCTGTTCGCCGCCGGCTACGCCGCCTGCTTCCACTCGGCCCTGCGCTTGGTCGGCCAGAAGTCCGGCGCGGACGTCTCCGACTCCGAGGTCGTCGCCGACGTCTCGATCGGTGACAACGGCGAGGGCGGCTTCGGCCTGGCCGTCGCCCTCGAGGTGACCCTGCCGAAGGTCAGCCGCGAGGAGGCCCAGAAGCTCGTCGAGGCCGCGCACCAGGTCTGCCCCTACTCGAACGCGACCCGCGGCAACATCGAGGTCACGCTCTCCGTCGCCTGA
- a CDS encoding MoaD/ThiS family protein produces MAVEVRIPTILRPYTGGERAVDADGATLSALIDDLEANHEGIKERLLEDGQLRRFVNVYVNDEDVRFTGGLETALSDGDTVVILPAVAGGAA; encoded by the coding sequence ATGGCCGTCGAGGTCCGCATCCCCACGATCCTGCGCCCCTACACCGGGGGTGAGCGCGCGGTCGACGCCGACGGCGCCACCCTGTCCGCCCTGATCGACGATCTCGAGGCGAACCACGAGGGCATCAAGGAGCGCCTCCTCGAGGACGGCCAGCTGCGCCGCTTCGTCAACGTCTACGTCAACGACGAGGACGTCCGCTTCACCGGTGGTCTCGAGACCGCGCTCTCCGACGGCGACACCGTCGTCATCCTGCCCGCGGTCGCGGGCGGCGCGGCCTGA
- a CDS encoding PLP-dependent cysteine synthase family protein produces MRYDSLVDSVGHTPLVGLPNLSPSDDVRVWAKLEDRNPTGSIKDRAALSMILAAEADGSLTPGCTILEPTSGNTGISLAMVARQRGYRLICVMPENTSIERRQLLTMFGAEIISSPAAGGSNEAVRVAKSLAAEHPDWVMLYQYGNPANAEAHYRGTAPELFADLPEITHFVGGLGTTGTLMGVGRFFREHRPDVRIVAAEPRYGELVYGLRNIDEGFVPELYDASLIDSRFSVGPRDAVRRVRELIDREGIFAGISTGAILHAALAQAAKAVKAGERADIAFVVADAGWKYLSTGAYEGTIDEAEDRLEGQLWA; encoded by the coding sequence ATGCGCTACGACTCGCTCGTCGACTCGGTCGGTCACACGCCGCTGGTCGGCCTGCCGAACCTGTCGCCGAGCGACGACGTGCGGGTGTGGGCCAAGCTCGAGGACCGCAATCCCACGGGCTCGATCAAGGACCGTGCCGCGCTGTCGATGATCCTGGCCGCCGAGGCCGACGGATCGCTGACGCCCGGCTGCACGATCCTCGAGCCCACCAGCGGCAACACCGGCATCTCGCTGGCGATGGTCGCGCGCCAGCGTGGCTACCGGCTGATCTGCGTCATGCCCGAGAACACGTCGATCGAGCGACGCCAGCTGCTGACGATGTTCGGGGCCGAGATCATCAGCTCGCCGGCCGCCGGCGGCTCGAACGAGGCCGTGCGGGTCGCGAAGAGCCTCGCCGCGGAGCACCCCGACTGGGTGATGCTCTACCAGTACGGCAACCCCGCCAACGCCGAGGCGCACTACCGCGGCACGGCGCCCGAGCTGTTCGCGGACCTGCCCGAGATCACGCACTTCGTCGGCGGACTGGGCACCACCGGCACCCTGATGGGGGTCGGACGGTTCTTCCGCGAGCACCGGCCGGACGTCCGCATCGTCGCCGCCGAGCCGCGCTACGGCGAGCTGGTCTACGGGCTGCGCAACATCGACGAGGGCTTCGTGCCCGAGCTCTACGACGCCTCGTTGATCGACTCGCGCTTCTCGGTCGGGCCGCGCGACGCCGTGCGCCGGGTGCGCGAGCTGATCGACCGCGAGGGCATCTTCGCCGGCATCTCGACGGGCGCGATCCTGCACGCCGCGCTGGCCCAGGCCGCCAAGGCGGTCAAGGCCGGCGAGCGCGCCGACATCGCCTTCGTGGTGGCCGACGCGGGGTGGAAGTACCTGTCGACGGGGGCCTACGAGGGCACGATCGACGAGGCGGAGGATCGCCTCGAGGGTCAGCTCTGGGCCTGA
- a CDS encoding DUF2017 domain-containing protein — MKPFRRRRRGTVTAVFELNEAQLLVNLASQVVELLQDRNGPSESEPDPLAQMIGMTGPALPPEDPVLARLLPDAYRDDPQESAEFRRFTEQSLSSGKVANAHVVIESLEAGGLDVGAKHVEVELDQPQVMAWLRALTDIRIALAVRLGIETEEDAERLAESDDESTVAMGDVFDWLGFVQETLVNVA; from the coding sequence GTGAAGCCCTTCCGCCGCCGTCGTCGCGGCACCGTCACCGCCGTCTTCGAGCTCAACGAGGCGCAGCTGCTGGTCAACCTCGCCAGCCAGGTCGTCGAGCTGCTGCAGGACCGCAACGGTCCCAGCGAGTCCGAGCCCGACCCGCTGGCGCAGATGATCGGGATGACGGGCCCCGCCCTGCCGCCCGAGGACCCGGTGCTGGCGCGCCTCCTGCCCGACGCCTATCGCGACGACCCGCAGGAGTCCGCCGAGTTCCGGCGCTTCACCGAGCAGTCGCTCTCGTCGGGCAAGGTCGCCAACGCCCACGTCGTCATCGAGAGCCTCGAGGCCGGTGGTCTCGATGTGGGAGCCAAGCACGTCGAGGTCGAGCTCGATCAGCCGCAAGTCATGGCCTGGCTGCGTGCGCTGACCGACATCCGGATCGCACTGGCCGTGCGGCTGGGGATCGAGACCGAGGAGGACGCCGAACGCCTCGCCGAGTCCGACGACGAGTCCACCGTGGCGATGGGTGACGTCTTCGACTGGCTCGGCTTCGTCCAGGAGACCCTGGTCAACGTCGCCTGA
- a CDS encoding MBL fold metallo-hydrolase, which produces MRLTIVGCSGSFPGPDSAASCYLVEAPFEGRTFRMLLDLGSGALGPLQDYIDLRDIDAISLSHLHPDHCFDMSGLYVVRKYHPSGRPPRLPVYAPVGTDWQLSNAYGTTAPNGMTLPFDFREVVDGFETTVGPFTMRAMRTPHPVEAYAIRLECEGRSLVYSGDTGFDPALTRFAAGADVFLCEASFVESADNPPDLHLTGAEAGRIATAADVGRLLLTHIPPWTDRDEVEADLRTEYTGDYRLVRAGDVVQL; this is translated from the coding sequence GTGAGGCTCACGATCGTCGGGTGCTCCGGCTCCTTCCCGGGACCGGACTCCGCGGCCAGCTGCTACCTGGTGGAGGCGCCGTTCGAGGGACGTACGTTCCGGATGCTGCTCGACCTCGGGTCGGGCGCGCTGGGGCCGTTGCAGGACTACATCGACCTGCGCGACATCGACGCGATCAGCCTGTCGCACCTGCACCCCGACCACTGCTTCGACATGAGCGGGCTCTACGTGGTGCGCAAGTACCACCCGTCCGGCCGTCCGCCGCGGCTGCCGGTCTACGCGCCGGTGGGCACCGACTGGCAGCTGTCCAACGCCTACGGCACCACCGCCCCCAACGGCATGACGCTGCCGTTCGACTTCCGCGAGGTCGTCGACGGGTTCGAGACCACCGTGGGCCCGTTCACGATGCGCGCCATGCGCACGCCGCACCCGGTCGAGGCCTACGCCATCCGGCTCGAGTGCGAGGGCCGGTCCCTGGTCTACTCCGGCGACACCGGCTTCGACCCCGCGCTGACGCGGTTCGCCGCGGGCGCGGACGTCTTCTTGTGTGAGGCCTCGTTCGTCGAGTCGGCCGACAATCCACCGGACCTGCACCTGACCGGAGCCGAGGCCGGCCGCATCGCGACGGCCGCGGACGTGGGCCGACTGCTGCTGACCCACATCCCGCCGTGGACCGATCGCGACGAGGTCGAGGCGGACCTGCGGACCGAGTACACGGGCGACTACCGCCTCGTGCGGGCCGGCGACGTAGTGCAGTTGTAA
- the murI gene encoding glutamate racemase, with protein sequence MSDAPIGIFDSGFGGLTVARAVLDQLPHEPILYLGDTARQPYGPKPISQVREYALECLDHLVAQGVKALVIACNSASAAVLRDARERYDVPVVEVILPATRRAVNATRNGRVGVISTVATATSGAYDDAFAANPGIELHTQTCPRFVEFVEAGITGGPELLAVAEEYLGPLQDAGVDTLVLGCTHYPLLTGVLSYVMGDTVTLVSSAEETAKDVYRLLASHDLERDPVLPAPLHRFLTTGHPAEFADLGRRFLGPEIESVDQFASVAV encoded by the coding sequence GTGAGCGACGCACCCATCGGCATCTTCGACTCGGGCTTCGGAGGTCTGACCGTGGCCCGCGCGGTGCTCGACCAGCTGCCGCACGAGCCGATCCTCTACCTCGGTGACACCGCGCGTCAGCCCTACGGCCCGAAGCCGATCTCCCAGGTGCGCGAGTACGCGCTCGAGTGCCTCGACCACCTCGTCGCCCAGGGCGTCAAGGCCTTGGTCATCGCGTGCAACTCGGCCAGCGCGGCCGTTCTGCGTGACGCGCGCGAGCGCTACGACGTGCCGGTCGTCGAGGTGATCCTGCCCGCGACCCGCCGCGCCGTGAACGCCACGCGCAACGGCAGGGTCGGTGTCATCAGCACGGTCGCCACCGCCACCTCCGGTGCCTACGACGACGCCTTCGCCGCCAACCCCGGCATCGAGCTGCACACCCAGACCTGCCCGCGGTTCGTCGAGTTCGTCGAGGCCGGGATCACCGGCGGCCCCGAGCTGCTCGCCGTGGCCGAGGAGTACCTCGGCCCGCTGCAGGACGCCGGCGTCGACACCCTCGTGCTGGGCTGCACGCACTATCCGCTGCTCACGGGCGTGCTGTCGTACGTCATGGGCGATACGGTGACGCTCGTGTCCAGTGCGGAAGAGACGGCGAAGGACGTCTACCGTCTGCTCGCGTCGCACGACCTCGAGCGCGATCCGGTGCTGCCGGCGCCGCTGCACCGCTTCCTGACGACCGGCCATCCGGCCGAGTTCGCCGATCTGGGTCGCCGGTTCCTCGGTCCCGAGATCGAGTCGGTCGACCAGTTCGCCTCGGTAGCGGTGTGA
- the clpS gene encoding ATP-dependent Clp protease adapter ClpS, with amino-acid sequence MGGVTTPAPVETEQPESDLVIQLEDPWVTIVWNDPVNLMSYVAFVFRTYFGYTEEKAHQLMLAVHEEGRAVVSSGRREEQERHVQAMHEYGLWATLERSDV; translated from the coding sequence ATGGGTGGCGTGACCACCCCCGCCCCCGTCGAGACCGAACAGCCGGAGTCTGACCTCGTCATCCAGCTGGAGGACCCGTGGGTGACGATCGTCTGGAACGACCCGGTCAACCTGATGTCGTACGTGGCGTTCGTCTTCCGGACCTACTTCGGCTACACCGAGGAGAAGGCACACCAACTGATGCTCGCCGTGCACGAGGAAGGCCGCGCCGTCGTTTCCAGCGGGCGCCGCGAGGAGCAGGAGCGCCACGTCCAGGCGATGCACGAGTACGGCCTGTGGGCGACTCTTGAGCGGAGCGACGTGTGA
- the rph gene encoding ribonuclease PH yields MTREDGRTPDELRPITITRGWLDHAAGSCLIEFGKTRVLCAVAATEGVPRWRKGSGQGWLTAEYAMLPQATHDRSQRESVKGKVGGRTHEISRLVGRSLRAAVDLSQLGENTIAIDCDVLQADGGTRTAAITGAYVALVDAIAHLKAQGAVKGDPLVDSIAAVSVGIIDGVPMLDLPYVEDVRAETDMNVVMTGSGKFIEVQGTAEGAPFDRSELDALLGLAEKGCADLTRLQNEALAS; encoded by the coding sequence GTGACCCGAGAAGACGGCAGGACCCCGGACGAGCTGCGCCCCATCACGATCACCCGAGGCTGGCTGGACCATGCCGCCGGGTCGTGCCTGATCGAGTTCGGCAAGACGCGGGTGCTGTGCGCCGTGGCCGCGACCGAGGGCGTGCCGCGCTGGCGCAAGGGCTCGGGTCAGGGCTGGCTGACGGCCGAGTACGCGATGCTCCCGCAGGCCACCCACGACCGCTCGCAGCGCGAGTCGGTCAAGGGCAAGGTCGGGGGCCGCACGCACGAGATCAGCCGCCTCGTCGGTCGTTCGCTGCGTGCTGCGGTCGACCTCTCGCAGCTGGGCGAGAACACCATCGCGATCGACTGCGACGTGCTGCAGGCCGACGGCGGCACGCGCACCGCGGCGATCACCGGCGCCTACGTCGCCCTCGTCGACGCGATCGCCCACCTCAAGGCCCAGGGTGCGGTCAAGGGCGACCCGCTGGTCGACTCGATCGCCGCCGTCAGCGTCGGCATCATCGACGGGGTGCCCATGCTCGACCTGCCCTACGTCGAGGACGTGCGCGCCGAGACCGACATGAACGTCGTGATGACCGGCTCCGGGAAGTTCATCGAGGTCCAGGGCACCGCCGAGGGCGCGCCGTTCGACCGCTCCGAGCTCGACGCGCTGCTCGGCTTGGCCGAGAAGGGCTGCGCCGACCTCACCCGCCTGCAGAACGAGGCGCTGGCCTCGTGA
- a CDS encoding ribose-phosphate diphosphokinase: MSDIVVFSGSAHRSLAEEICSHLGIALSRSETTRFSNDCLQVQLLANCRQRDVYIVQPLVPPTQDHLMELLLMVDAARGASAASVTVVIPHYAYARSDKKDASRISIGGKLVADLLATAGVGRVVTMTLHAPQVHGFFSVPVDHLTALGELADHYRAQDLSNAIVVSPDFGNAKTASQFARLLGLPVAAGSKQRKADDKVVIDTIVGDVAGKRAIVLDDEIATGGSIIELMDKLKEFGVTEASVACTHGLFAGKAVERLRSHPAITEVVTTDTVPAPADWPELKIRSVAPLFAEAIARIHAGESVSSLFDGVDPAHAPPQPKLPL; this comes from the coding sequence GTGAGCGACATCGTGGTCTTCTCGGGAAGTGCCCACCGTTCCCTGGCCGAGGAGATCTGCAGCCACCTCGGCATCGCACTGAGCCGTTCGGAGACGACGCGGTTCAGCAACGACTGCCTCCAGGTGCAGCTGCTGGCCAACTGCCGCCAGCGCGACGTGTACATCGTGCAGCCGCTGGTGCCGCCGACCCAGGACCACCTGATGGAGCTGCTGCTCATGGTCGACGCGGCGCGCGGCGCCTCGGCGGCCTCGGTCACGGTCGTGATCCCGCACTACGCCTACGCGCGCTCGGACAAGAAGGACGCCTCCCGCATCTCGATCGGCGGCAAGCTGGTCGCGGACCTGCTGGCCACCGCCGGGGTGGGCCGGGTCGTCACGATGACGCTGCACGCGCCGCAGGTGCACGGGTTCTTCTCCGTGCCGGTCGACCACCTCACGGCACTGGGCGAGCTCGCCGACCACTACCGGGCGCAGGACCTCTCGAACGCCATCGTGGTCTCGCCGGACTTCGGCAACGCCAAGACCGCCTCGCAGTTCGCGCGCCTGCTCGGCCTGCCCGTGGCGGCCGGCAGCAAGCAGCGCAAGGCCGACGACAAGGTCGTGATCGACACGATCGTCGGCGACGTCGCCGGCAAGCGCGCGATCGTGCTCGACGACGAGATCGCCACGGGCGGCTCGATCATCGAGCTGATGGACAAGCTCAAGGAGTTCGGCGTCACCGAGGCCTCCGTGGCCTGCACCCACGGCCTGTTCGCCGGAAAGGCGGTCGAGCGGCTGCGCTCGCACCCCGCCATCACCGAGGTCGTCACGACCGACACGGTTCCCGCGCCGGCCGACTGGCCCGAGCTCAAGATCCGTTCCGTGGCCCCGCTGTTCGCCGAGGCCATCGCGCGCATCCACGCCGGCGAGTCGGTCTCCAGTCTCTTCGACGGGGTCGACCCGGCCCACGCCCCGCCGCAGCCCAAGCTGCCGCTCTGA